A genomic region of Canis aureus isolate CA01 chromosome 16, VMU_Caureus_v.1.0, whole genome shotgun sequence contains the following coding sequences:
- the CEL gene encoding bile salt-activated lipase, with product MGRLELVVLGLTCYWALASTAKLGAVYTEGGFVEGVNKKLGLFGDYVDIFKGIPFAAPPKALENPQRHPGWQGTLKAKDFKRRCLQATITQDNTYGEEDCLYLNIWVPQGKKEVSRNLPVMIWIYGGAFLMGAGHGANFLSNYLYDGEEIATRGNVIVVTFNYRVGPLGFLSTGDANLPGNYGLRDQHMAIAWVKRNIAAFGGDPNNITLFGESAGGASVSLQTLSPYNKGLIRRAISQSGVALCPWVIQRNPLFWAKRIAEKVGCPSDDTARMAKCLKVTDPRALTLAYKMPLAGMEYPMLHYLGFIPVVDGDFIPDDPINLYANTADIDYIVGTNNMDGHIFASIDMPAINKNKQEVTDEDFYKLISGLTMIKGLRGANSTFDIYTKPWARDATQETKKKTVVDFETDILFLVPTETALAQHRANAKSAKTYTYLFSHPSRMPIYPKWVGADHADDIQYVFGKPFATPLGYRPQDRTVSKAMIAYWTNFARTGDPNMGHSAVPIHWDPYTVESGNYLEITKKMDHNSLKQHLRTDYLRYWAVTYEALPTVTGDEATPAPPSGDSNATPAPPSGDSNAPPAPPSGDSNAPPAPPSGDSNAPPAPPSGDSNAPPAPPSGDSNAPPAPPSGDSNAPPAPPSGDSNAPPAPPSGDSNAPPAPPSGDSNAPPAPPSGDSNAPPAPPSGDSNAPPAPPSGDSNAPPAPPSEDSEGAQMPIVIGF from the exons ATGGGGCGCCTAGAGCTGGTCGTCTTGGGGCTCACCTGCTACTGGGCACTAGCAAGCACAGCAAAG CTGGGCGCAGTGTACACGGAAGGAGGCTTCGTGGAAGGCGTCAACAAGAAGCTCGGCCTCTTTGGTGACTATGTCGACATCTTCAAGGGCATCCCCTTCGCCGCCCCGCCCAAGGCCCTGGAGAACCCTCAGCGACACCCTGGCTGGCAAG GAACCCTGAAGGCCAAGGACTTCAAGAGGCGGTGCCTGCAGGCCACCATCACCCAGGACAACACCTACGGGGAGGAGGACTGCCTCTACCTCAACATCTGGGTCCCCCAGGGCAAGAAGGAAG TGTCCCGGAACCTGCCCGTCATGATCTGGATCTACGGAGGCGCCTTTCTCATGGGGGCTGGCCACGGGGCCAACTTTCTCAGCAACTACCTGTATGACGGGGAGGAGATCGCCACGCGGGGCAACGTCATCGTGGTCACCTTCAACTACCGTGTTGGCCCCCTGGGCTTCCTCAGCACTGGGGACGCCAACCTGCCAG gtaaCTATGGCCTTCGGGATCAGCACATGGCCATCGCTTGGGTGAAGAGGAACATCGCAGCCTTTGGTGGGGATCCCAACAACATCACTCTCTTTGGGGAATCAGCTGGAGGCGCCAGTGTTTCTCTGCAG ACCCTCTCTCCCTACAACAAGGGCCTCATCCGGAGAGCCATCAGCCAGAGTGGCGTGGCCCTGTGCCCCTGGGTCATCCAGAGGAACCCCCTCTTCTGGGCCAAAAGG ATTGCTGAGAAGGTGGGCTGCCCCTCGGACGATACCGCCAGGATGGCCAAGTGTCTGAAGGTTACTGACCCCCGTGCCCTGACGCTGGCCTATAAGATGCCCCTGGCAGGCATGGAGT ATCCCATGTTGCACTATCTGGGCTTTATCCCTGTCGTGGACGGAGACTTCATCCCTGATGACCCCATCAACCTGTATGCCAACACGGCCGACATCGACTACATAGTGGGCACCAACAACATGGATGGccacatctttgccagcattGACATGCCGGCCATCAACAAGAACAAACAGGAGGTCACCGA TGAGGACTTCTACAAGCTGATCAGCGGGCTCACCATGATCAAGGGGCTCAGGGGCGCCAACTCCACTTTTGACATCTACACCAAGCCCTGGGCCCGTGACGCAACACAGGAGACCAAGAAGAAGACTGTGGTGGACTTTGAGACCGACATCCTCTTCCTGGTGCCTACCGAGACTGCTctggcccagcacagagccaatgCCAA gaGTGCCAAAACCTACACCTACCTGTTCTCCCACCCTTCTCGGATGCCCATCTACCCCAAATGGGTGGGGGCTGACCACGCAGATGACATCCAGTATGTCTTTGGGAAGCCCTTCGCCACCCCCCTGGGCTACCGGCCCCAAGACAGGACTGTCTCCAAGGCCATGATCGCCTACTGGACCAACTTTGCCAGAACCGG ggaccccaacatgggacaTTCGGCTGTCCCCATCCACTGGGATCCCTACACCGTGGAGAGTGGCAACTACCTGGAGATCACCAAGAAGATGGACCACAACTCCCTGAAGCAGCACCTGAGGACTGATTACCTGCGCTATTGGGCCGTGACCTACGAGGCACTGCCCACCGTGACCGGAGATGAGGCCACTCCCGCTCCCCCCTCTGGGGACTCCAATGCCACTCCCGCTCCCCCCTCTGGGGACTCCAATGCCCCTCCGGCTCCTCCCTCTGGGGACTCCAAtgcccctcccgctcccccctCTGGGGACTCCAAtgcccctcccgctcccccctCTGGGGACTCCAATGCCCCTCCCGCTCCTCCCTCTGGGGACTCCAAtgcccctcccgctcccccctCTGGGGACTCCAAtgcccctcccgctcccccctCTGGGGACTCCAAtgcccctcccgctcccccctCTGGGGACTCCAAtgcccctcccgctcccccctCTGGGGACTCCAAtgcccctcccgctcccccctCTGGGGACTCCAAtgcccctcccgctcccccctCTGGGGACTCCAAtgcccctcccgctcccccctCTGGGGACTCCaatgcccctcctgctcccccctccGAGGACTCTGAGGGGGCTCAGATGCCCATAGTCATTGGCTTCTAA